DNA from Rubripirellula lacrimiformis:
CCCGCAGAGACACTGGTCCATGGAGGGACGCACGTGACACGGCTGATGTTCGCTTGTTTGGCAATGGGATGTTTGGTTGCCAACGCTTTTTCAGGATTGGCTTCCGCTGCCGATGCCATCTTGATCGAATTTTCGTCCGCTCGGTGCATGCCGTGCCAGGCGATGAAGCCCGTGTTGGCTCAACTGGAACGGGCCGGCGTCCCGGTTCGCCATGTTGACGTCAGTGCCGAGTCCGCGGTTGCGGCTCGCTATGGGATCCGCCAGACGCCCACTTTTGTGGTCGTTTCGGGCGGCAAAGAAGTCACTCGCTTGGTGGGCGTCCAGTCGATCGAGCAGTTGTACACCGCCCTGCGAACCAATCCCGCTGGGCCCCTGTTCGACACCCGCAGCAAACAACGCGTCGCGGACGCATTCCCCGCTCCCCAGACTCGTTTAGCACCCGTCGGCCGAACCGGATTCGGTGCGGCAAATCAATCCAACCCCGCGACACTGAATCGTCCTCGCGATCCAAATGCGGGCTCCCAATCGCCTTCGCGAACTCTGGTTGCCGCGTCGCCCCCGGCGTTCGACCCACGCGGTGAAGCGATGCCAAGCATGTCGATGGCGGACGCTGTTCAACGAGCCCAAGGGGCCACCGTTCGTCTGCGAGTCCACGATGGAAACGGATACGGCGCCGGTACCGGCACGATCATCGACACCCATGGTGAAGACGCCCTGGTGCTGACCTGTGGCCACCTGTTTCGCGACAATGACGGCAAAGGCAAAGTCGAAGTCGACCTGTTCGTCGGCGGCGAAGTTCGCACGGTCAGCGGCGAAGTCATCGACTTCGATGCCGATAGCCGCGATATCGCTTTGGTCGCGATCCGCCCCGGATTCGCCGTCCAACCGGTCAGTGTGATCACCACCGATCAGATGCCTCGCAATGGCCAAACCATGTTCAGTTTCGGCTGCGACCGAGGCGACGATCCATCCCGCCGCGACACTCGCATCACCGGAATCAACAAGTACAACCAGCACCTTGGTGCATCGAATATCGAAATCGATGGTGCACCGATCGACGGGCGAAGCGGCGGAGGATTGTTCGACGCACAAGGTCGTTTGGTCGGTGTCTGCAACGCGGCCGACTACAAGAATGACGTCGGCATCTACGCCGGGCCGGGATCTGTGCAGTGGCAACTTGACCGCGTGAACCTGTCGCACCTGTACCAGCCCAAATCGGGATCCGCCGCTATCGCGGCCTCCGCATCGAACGCATCCGCACCCCTGGCGGCACCCCAAAACCAGCCACCGGCGGACCGAATGGCCTCGCTTGCACCGAATCCCCCATCTGGGTTTTCGGCCCAGCCATCGGCGATCGCACCGGCGGGATATCAGGAAACCGTTGGTGGTGCTGGCCAACCTAGCAGCGACCAAGAAGTGATCGTGATCGTCCGAGATCGCAACAACCCGGCTGCGACATCGCAGGTGATGACGCTTCACCAACCGACCGCGGATCTGATGCAAATGATCCAACGCCACGCTCGATAGTCGACAGATTTGCTTGGCGGTCTTGCTTTTTGATCGCTGGCGTCGCAAGCTGAGGGGGGCTGTTATCCCTCCCTTAAATTTTCGAGTGACGTCATGCGATTCGGTTGTTTCTTTGCACTGGTCTTGGTTGGTGTCGTCTCGGTCGCCGATGATTCAGCGGCAACCAGTGATGCTGGTCCGCCCGAAAGTCATCCGATCATCGCCGATGGGGTTCAACTGCAACTCGCTGGCGATGGCTACTCGTTCACCGAGGGACCCACTGCCGACGCAGATGGCAACGTCTATTTCACCGATCAGCCCAACGATCGGATCGTCTTCTTTGACTTTGCGACTCGAAAGGCGTCGACCTGGTTGCAGCCGGCCGGACGCAGCAACGGTCTTTACTTTGTTGCAAAGGACCGAATGATCGCGTGTGCCGACGCCGAGAATCAACTTTGGTCGTTCAATTTGAATGACAAGTCGCACAAGGTGCTGTTGGAAAACAACAACGGACAGCGGTTCGGCGGACCCAACGATTGCTGGGCCGATCAGGACGGATCGATCTATTTTACGGATCCGATGTATCAACGCCCCTATTGGAATACACCGTTACCAGCGGACCATCCGCGTGGCGTCTACCGTTTGTCAGCCGGCGGGGAACTGACGCAACTGCTAGACAATTTGGTACAGCCCAACGGCATCATTGGCGACGCCGAACGACGTCGGTTGTACATTGCCGATATCGGTGACAAGAAAACGTATTCCTACCGCATCGCTCAGGACGGATCGTTGATTGATCGCGAATTGTATTGCACATCCGGTAGTGACGGGATGACGATCGATATCAATCGCCGCTTGTACCTGACCGGCAGCGAAGGAGTCACGGTTTACAAAGACGATGGTACCTTGGTGGAAACGATCGCGGTCCCCCGAAAATGGACGGCCAACGTTACTTTTGGTGGTCCTGAAAACAAGCACTTGTTCATCACCGCCGGCGATTCGGTGTTCACGATCGAAACCACCACCGAGGGGCTGTAACCGATCCGAAGCTGGCCGGAATTCGCCAAGCCGCGTCAACCGTTGCGGCGGTAGTGATGCCCCAGCACGCATAGGCTGACCAACCATGTGGTGCCGAATATCAACGGGGCGTACAGAGGGCTGAACGCGGCCAGCATTGCGGCGCCTAGAAAAACAGCGCCCAGGATGGCGGCGCCACCCCAGATGTGCCCGCTCATCGCGATGAAACCAAATCCGCTGAGCACCGCGGCGATCGGAAACAGGTTGGCTTCGTCGATCTTCCCCGACAGTATCAAGACGTTCATCACCGACAGCGCTGCTAGGTAGCCGATCCAAATCGAATAGACCGGTCGCTCGGCGACGGTCCGCGGCGTGATGCCGCCGCCGCGAGCGCGCAAGATGATGACCAGGATGCCAACAAGCATCAGCAACCGGGGCGTCCAGAAAGAAATTGAATTTGGCAGTTCGCACAAATCCATGGCGAACATCGCGACGTGAAACGCAAAAATCGTTGCGCCCAACTTCACCAGAGTTCGCCCCCAATCGACGAAGTGGCTTTGATGCTGGTCACGTCGGATTTCTCGAGCCACCAGGTCGATCAACCCACTGCCTTCGGCGCTGGTCGTTTCGCCAGTGAGGTATTTGTCCAGGTCGTCTGCCAGCGCGTCGGCCGTGGCATATCGTTGCTGCGGTTCGAACCGGATTGCCTTCAAGCAGATTTTCTCTAGCACCACTGAAACATCACGACGGTAATGCCGCGGAGCCTCCGGTTCATCTTGAAGTACGCTTCGCAGCACTTCCGCGGCGCATGTCCCGGCGTGGGGCGGTCGGCCGGTTAGCATCGCGTACAGAATGGCGCCAAGCGAATAGATGTCGTTGGCCACATCACCATCACCACGCCCACAGGCTTGCTCGGGGCTCATGTAATTCGGTGTGCCAAGGACCTGGCCGGTGCGAGTCAGCATGGTGCCTTCGCGGTGCCATTTGGCCAGCCCAAAATCGGTAATCAGAGGGCGTCCATCCTCGCTGATCAGAATGTTATCGGGTTTTAGGTCCCGGTGGACGATCCCGCAGCGGTGGGCGTAGGCGACCGCGCGAGCGATGTCGTGGACGACTTTGGCAGCGTTATGATCGTCAAAGTGGTCGGATTCGACTTGTTGCTGCAAGGTCGGGCCGTCGACCAGCGTCATCGAAAAGTACTCGTACCCTTCCCAGGACCCGATTTCGTGGATCGCGATGATCCCAGGGTGATGCAGACGGGCGGCTGCTTCCGCTTCGATTCGAAATCGTCGGCGTTCTTCGCGGCTCGCTAGCACCCCGGTGCTGATCAGTTTCAACGCGACCGGGCGATCGAGTCCCTGTTGGCGAGCCCGGTACACGACGCCCATCCCACCACGGGCAATTTCAGATTCGATTTCGTAGGGGCCAACTCTTTTTCCAGCCAACGATGGCGGGGCCAGCGATGATGAATCACCAAACCATTGATGGTTGCGAAAAAAACTGCCCAGATCGTCCGCGAATTGCGGGTACGCACGCAGGTACGCCTCCGGATCGGGCGTTTCACCCCGCTCGGTCCGTTCCAGGTAGTCCGCCATCACGGACTCAAAATCGGTGAATTCAGAGGGCTCGGTGCTCATCCAGCCAATTATCGCAGATTCAGGCGAACTTTGCGCAGTCGATCCCAACGAAAGGGCTCCGTGAAAGGTAGCCTCGCAGTGCTGCCGCCGCTCAATGCCCGCCCCTTTTGACTGATCTGAATCATGGATTTCCTGCTGTATGCGATGTTGGTTTGGGGAGTGATCACCGTTCTGGGGCACGGAACTTGGGTCCTGATCCGCAGCATGGTCCAGTTCGTGACGGGCACCGACAGACCGCCGGCGGGCGACGTGTCCCAGCGTCAAGATCTGGCTGCCGCACGCCGTGTGGTTCAGCGACTGGAATTGCGAGGCGTTCTGGATGCAGCCACCGCGACCAAGTTCCAACGTGGAATCCAATCGCTGGAACTCTCCGGTGACGATCGGGCCACTCAATCCGACTCGAGCCCACTTGCCAAAAGAGCGCCGGGGAATGTCGTCCCACCGCTTCGAAATGCGGCTGCGGGAACAGCCGATCGAGGCATCGCGTACGATTTCTGTGACGACGAAGTCGTCGAAGCAGTGCTGGTCGAACCACCGGAATCACCGACGACTTCGCAGCAACAGTCGTTGGCCGCTGATCGCCAAACATACGATCGTTTGGATTCAGATCAGCCTGGTGTCGACCATCCATTCCATGCATCTGAGCAAGAACCCGTCGCGCCGGCGCTTTCAAAAGCAGAGGTGATCGGATCGTTCTTGGCCCGACGCAACATTCGTTGGGGGGAATTGGTTGCTGGGATGCTGATCGTGATCTGTTCGATCGGGCTGGTGATCAGTTTGTGGAGCACATTGGTGCAAACCCACCGCGCGATCCCTTCATTGATTTTCCTGGCAGCCAATGCGGCGATCTATGCCAGCGGGTTCTATACCCTAAGTCGATGGAAGCTGCGTCATACCAGTCGAGCGGTTCTGTTGATCGCATCGTTGCTGGTGCCGCTAAGCGTGTTAGCAGGGATGGCCGCATCCGGAACCGAAGCCAACGCCATTCGGCTCGGCGACCCGGTAACCCTGATCGCGATCGCCGTCGCAGCGTTGGTGTATGGCACTTTGGTTTATCGGGGCGGTCGGGCGCTGGTGCGTCGGCACTTGGCTTGGCCGTTCACCCTAGCCGTGATCGGGCCGGTGGTGGTGTTGCCGTTGTTGCC
Protein-coding regions in this window:
- a CDS encoding trypsin-like peptidase domain-containing protein, which codes for MTRLMFACLAMGCLVANAFSGLASAADAILIEFSSARCMPCQAMKPVLAQLERAGVPVRHVDVSAESAVAARYGIRQTPTFVVVSGGKEVTRLVGVQSIEQLYTALRTNPAGPLFDTRSKQRVADAFPAPQTRLAPVGRTGFGAANQSNPATLNRPRDPNAGSQSPSRTLVAASPPAFDPRGEAMPSMSMADAVQRAQGATVRLRVHDGNGYGAGTGTIIDTHGEDALVLTCGHLFRDNDGKGKVEVDLFVGGEVRTVSGEVIDFDADSRDIALVAIRPGFAVQPVSVITTDQMPRNGQTMFSFGCDRGDDPSRRDTRITGINKYNQHLGASNIEIDGAPIDGRSGGGLFDAQGRLVGVCNAADYKNDVGIYAGPGSVQWQLDRVNLSHLYQPKSGSAAIAASASNASAPLAAPQNQPPADRMASLAPNPPSGFSAQPSAIAPAGYQETVGGAGQPSSDQEVIVIVRDRNNPAATSQVMTLHQPTADLMQMIQRHAR
- a CDS encoding SMP-30/gluconolactonase/LRE family protein codes for the protein MRFGCFFALVLVGVVSVADDSAATSDAGPPESHPIIADGVQLQLAGDGYSFTEGPTADADGNVYFTDQPNDRIVFFDFATRKASTWLQPAGRSNGLYFVAKDRMIACADAENQLWSFNLNDKSHKVLLENNNGQRFGGPNDCWADQDGSIYFTDPMYQRPYWNTPLPADHPRGVYRLSAGGELTQLLDNLVQPNGIIGDAERRRLYIADIGDKKTYSYRIAQDGSLIDRELYCTSGSDGMTIDINRRLYLTGSEGVTVYKDDGTLVETIAVPRKWTANVTFGGPENKHLFITAGDSVFTIETTTEGL
- a CDS encoding serine/threonine protein kinase, with the protein product MSTEPSEFTDFESVMADYLERTERGETPDPEAYLRAYPQFADDLGSFFRNHQWFGDSSSLAPPSLAGKRVGPYEIESEIARGGMGVVYRARQQGLDRPVALKLISTGVLASREERRRFRIEAEAAARLHHPGIIAIHEIGSWEGYEYFSMTLVDGPTLQQQVESDHFDDHNAAKVVHDIARAVAYAHRCGIVHRDLKPDNILISEDGRPLITDFGLAKWHREGTMLTRTGQVLGTPNYMSPEQACGRGDGDVANDIYSLGAILYAMLTGRPPHAGTCAAEVLRSVLQDEPEAPRHYRRDVSVVLEKICLKAIRFEPQQRYATADALADDLDKYLTGETTSAEGSGLIDLVAREIRRDQHQSHFVDWGRTLVKLGATIFAFHVAMFAMDLCELPNSISFWTPRLLMLVGILVIILRARGGGITPRTVAERPVYSIWIGYLAALSVMNVLILSGKIDEANLFPIAAVLSGFGFIAMSGHIWGGAAILGAVFLGAAMLAAFSPLYAPLIFGTTWLVSLCVLGHHYRRNG